The following proteins come from a genomic window of Miscanthus floridulus cultivar M001 chromosome 2, ASM1932011v1, whole genome shotgun sequence:
- the LOC136537424 gene encoding pre-mRNA-splicing factor cwc25-like: MELMLGGFGDTVFSVAVQQLMDLPDELERQPTTRAYVHDRRAMANTDDDRHHRCSRHDIDAHHRHDGGDEDHRRRHHRDKDGGGGGEDDRRHRHHHDKDDSRSHRYRDGGDDDHRHGNRQSVSPSESPPPLSKWDCSSSRPRESIERRDSTDREPRSSSQKWKGHKGGGDGDELDREGGKRVRASVDPPPPKEERPRRERRRFEDVDAIGKNGDITAESLFKNLIQEKALMFPQNDELGSVRSLGIPIISLYHRSLMVVIRSSVVSLFGTLAVVSFEL, translated from the exons ATGGAGCTCATGCTCGGCGGCTTCGGCGACACGGTGTTCTCGGTGGCGGTGCAGCAGCTGATGGACCTGCCCGACGAGCTAGAGCGACAGCCGACGACGCGGGCCTACGTGCACGACCGCCGGGCCATGGCCAACACA GACGACGACCGACACCACCGCTGTAGTCGCCACGACATCGACGCTCACCACCGGCACGACGGCGGGGACGaggaccaccgccgccgccaccaccgcgacAAGGATGGGGGCGGAGGTGGCGAGGATGACCGCCGCCACCGTCACCATCACGACAAAGACGACAGCCGTAGCCACCGCTACCGCGACGGTGGGGACGACGACCACCGCCACGGGAACCGACAGTCCGTTTCCCCATCCGAGTCCCCGCCACCCTTGTCGAAGTGGGACTGCTCGTCTAGCCGCCCGCGGGAGTCCATCGAGCGCCGTGACTCCACTGACCGCGAGCCGCGGTCGTCGTCGCAGAAGTGGAAGGGCCACAAGGGCGGTGGCGACGGGGACGAGCTCGACCGCGAAGGGGGAAAGCGGGTCAGGGCATCCGTAGATCCGCCTCCGCCCAAGGAGGAGAGGCCTAGGCGGGAGCGCCGGAGGTTTGAGGATGTCGATGCGATTGGGAAGAATGGTGAT ATCACCGCCGAGAGCCTGTTTAAGAACCTCATCCAGGAGAAGGCACTGATGTTTCCCCAGAATGATGAATTGGGTAGTGTAAGAAGTCTGGGGATTCCAATTATTAGCTTGTATCACCGGAGTTTGATGGTGGTTATTAGATCCTCAGTTGTTTCCTTATTTGGAACATTGGCAGTTGTATCATTTGAACTCTGA